aacccgacccgcttgacctgAAACAGAcgcgaccaacaaacccgaaacctGAAATGAATCAATCCGTCTTGAATGAACCCGGAATCAATGAAAGACCCGAACTGGCCCTACCCGATTGACTCCTTTGCCAGGTGTAGAACATTTGTATAATGGTATTAGTCATCACCCATGACCCATGTACAGTTCAATCCCCCAATAATAAGTACTCCATAAAAAGGGTACAGAGCTGAACAAGATAGTAGGAGCTAGTAAATGCACACAGGTAAAGCATGTCAGTATTAGCATCACATTATTGGCAATGCCTAAACTGCAAGCACTGTCATCAGCATGATACTCAGTACCAGATCTGCAATTTCTACCAATGCCACTCATCTTAGTTCAGCATGATTTCCATGACACTAATCAACTTCACTCACTGATGATTACATCAAATAAACAACTTCACACTTCTCATACAGCCAGATCTTTTCTAAACCTTTTTATATCCGTCTAAGATTAAAACAGGTCAAATAGCAGACGTGCTAAATCAATCGAATTGCATTTGAAACAAGCTTTGCAAAAGAAACATGCTTCATAAGAATGTAAatagacaaaaataaataaaagttccTCCATTAATAATTTAAAATAACAATAGTACTTAACAACTGAAACAAGAACAAAGTAACAAAAATATGAGAATGGCAATGTGGCTCAAAGCATTTCTCTAACAACTTAAGCACCACCATGAACAATCGACAAACGCCGAAATGAACCACAAGCCACCATTGCCTTCCCTGTGGACAATATAATATAAGAGTACAATAACATAAGAACTACTAATGCCAATAGTTTTATCACTACTACTGATAACAACTACCATACTGCGATTCCTAGAAATCGCAATTATCCAGATATACTAGTACCCTAAAACCCCTCTAAGTTAATCATCATCATAAAACCCATCCAGCTCAAATCCCTCAAACTCCTTCGAACCGAAATCCAAACCCTAAGATTGGTTCTCATTCTTCTTGCCATCACCATCCCTATTCTCGAGCAACCGACCTTGCTCATCATCAGCTTGAGCAGCCTTCTTCTGAGCTTCTTTCGCCTTAAGTGCTTGCAACTTAGAATGATTATAAAACCCAACACCCAAAAACGCCAATCCATACCCAAACAAGTTAATAGGAGTCACAGTATCCTTAATAACCGACCACGAGAACGCAATCAACAGCCAATCCTTAACAACACCAGCAACATTCATAGTCAAAGCAGAAGTCTTCCCAACCAGCAAAAACACAGCAAGGTTCAATGCAAATGCACAAAGCGAATTCGTCCCGAAAATAAACCAATCAAAATGAAAACTTGAACTATCCCTTAAAATTGGGTACTCAACCAAGATCCAAGGGACTGACAGAAACACCAAACAACAAGGTGCAACATAAAACAATGATGTTATTGGATTAAAACTAATTCCCTTCGAAGTTAACAGAATTTGAATCATAACCAATCTAGTCGCCTCGAAAGCGACTGCACCA
This sequence is a window from Silene latifolia isolate original U9 population chromosome 8, ASM4854445v1, whole genome shotgun sequence. Protein-coding genes within it:
- the LOC141597393 gene encoding putative sugar phosphate/phosphate translocator At2g25520, with protein sequence MSSGVGSLSDGVIKKIILSYTYVAIWIFLSFTVIVYNKYILDRKMYNWPFPISLTMIHMSFCSSLAFLLVKVFKFVEPVSMSKEVYLSSVVPIGALYAFSLWLSNSAYIYLSVSFIQMLKALMPVAVYSIGVMFKKENFKGQTMANMLSISFGVAIAAYGEAKFDAWGVTLQLGAVAFEATRLVMIQILLTSKGISFNPITSLFYVAPCCLVFLSVPWILVEYPILRDSSSFHFDWFIFGTNSLCAFALNLAVFLLVGKTSALTMNVAGVVKDWLLIAFSWSVIKDTVTPINLFGYGLAFLGVGFYNHSKLQALKAKEAQKKAAQADDEQGRLLENRDGDGKKNENQS